One window of the Pan troglodytes isolate AG18354 chromosome 12, NHGRI_mPanTro3-v2.0_pri, whole genome shotgun sequence genome contains the following:
- the LOC459308 gene encoding LOW QUALITY PROTEIN: olfactory receptor 7E24-like (The sequence of the model RefSeq protein was modified relative to this genomic sequence to represent the inferred CDS: inserted 2 bases in 1 codon; deleted 1 base in 1 codon), giving the protein MCRIYSDAVVTLDTVVEARSLPQATSAQKTELIALIGALELSEGQESLEKLLGRYFYISHLSALTKTMRQRFVTHRQHNARQGPAVLPGIQAYAAAPIEDLQVDFREMPKCGDLIPRFELPLWVGSDNGPVFVADLVQKMAKEEYHRAVYTPCGIGSHIIPSPSGYKEEFHRGVYTRCDIGSNIILSTQEMTNKAIRNNITGGVYTPCDIGGNIILCPPGYYQGYQTGVVYTPCDIGSNIILSTSGCPSHTEPRNLTGVSEFLLLGLSEDPELQPVLPGLSLSMYLLTVLRNLLIILAVSSDSHLHTPMYFFLSNPSWADIAFTSATVPKMIVDMQSHSXVISYASCLTQMSFFVLFACIEDMLLIVMAYDRFVAICHSLHYPVIMNPRLGVFFVLVSFFLSLLDSQLHSWTVLQFTFFKNVEISNFVCDPSQLLNLACSDSVIDSIFIYLDSTMFRFLPISGILLSYSNIVPSILRISSSDGKSKAFSTCRSHLPVVCLFYGTGIGVYLTSAVAPPPRSGVVASVMYTVVTPMLNPFIYCLRNRDIQSTLWRLRSRTVESHDLFHPFSCVGKKGQAH; this is encoded by the exons ATGTGCAGGATATACAGTGATGCAGTAGTAACCCTGGATACTGTTGTTGAAGCCAGATCATTGCCCCAGGCCACTTCAGCCCAGAAAACTGAACTCATTGCTTTAATTGGGGCCTTAGAACTCAGTGAAG GTCAGGAGTCACTGGAAAAGTTGTTAGGCCGGTATTTCTACATCTCGCATTTGTCAGCCCTCACCAAAACCATGAGGCAGCGGTTTGTTACCCACCGACAGCATAATGCGAGGCAAGGTCCAGCCGTTCTGCCCGGCATACAAGCTTATGCAGCAGCCCCCATTGAAGATCTCCAGGTAGACTTCAGAGAGATGCCAAAGTGTGGAG ATCTTATTCCTAGATTTGAACTGCCCTTATGGGTAGGCTCAGATAATGGGCCTGTGTTTGTGGCTGACTTGGTACAGAAGATGGCAAAG GAAGAGTATCACAGGGCTGTGTATACCCCCTGCggtattgggagtcatatcatcccCTCTCCCTCTGGATATAAGGAAGAGTTTCACAGGGGTGTGTACACCcgctgcgatattgggagtaatatcatcctctccacccaGGAAATGACTAACAAG gccattaggaacaatatcacagggggtgtttACACACCCTGCGATATTGGAGGTAATATCATCCTCTGCCCCCCGGGATATTACCAAGGATATCAAACAGgggtggtgtacaccccctgtgatattgggagtaatatcatcctctccacctcTGG GTGTCCAAGTCACACAGAGCCACGGAATCTCACAGGTGTCTCAGAATTCCTCCTCCTGGGACTCTCAGAGGATCCAGAACTGCAGCCCGTCCTCCCTGGGCTGTCCCTGTCCATGTATCTGCTCACGGTGCTGAGGAACCTGCTCATCATCCTGGCTGTCAGCTCTGactcccacctccacacccccatgtacttcttcctctccaacccGTCGTGGGCTGACATCGCTTTCACCTCGGCCACAGTTCCCAAGATGATTGTGGACATGCAGTCACATAG AGTCATCTCTTATGCAAGCTGCCTGACACAGAtgtctttctttgtcctttttgcatGTATAGAAGAT ATGCTCCTGATTGTGATGGCCTATGACCGATTTGTAGCCATCTGTCACTCCCTGCACTACCCAGTCATCATGAATCCTCGCCTCGGTGTCTTCTtcgttttggtgtcctttttcctTAGCCTGTTGGATTCCCAGCTGCACAGTTGGACTGTGTTACAATTCACCTTCTTCAAGAATGTGGAAATCTCTAATTTTGTCTGTGACCCATCTCAACTTCTCAACCTTGCCTGTTCTGACAGCGTCATCGATAGCATATTCATATATTTAGATAGTACTATGTTTCGTTTTCTTCCGATTTCAGGGATCCTTTTGTCTTACTCTAACATTGTCCCCTCCATTCTAAGAATTTCATCATCAGATGGGAAGTCTAAAGCCTTCTCCACCTGTCGCTCTCACCTGCcagttgtttgcttattttatggAACAGGCATTGGCGTGTACCTGACTTCAGCTGTGGCACCACCCCCCAGGAGTGGTGTGGTGGCGTCAGTGATGTACACTGTGGTCACCCCCATGCTGAACCCTTTCATCTACTGCCTGAGAAACAGGGACATTCAAAGCACCCTGTGGAGGCTGCGCAGCAGAACAGTCGAATCTCATGATCTGTTCCATCCTTTTTCTTGTGTGGGTAAGAAAGGGCAAGCACATTAA